The following proteins are co-located in the Glycine soja cultivar W05 unplaced genomic scaffold, ASM419377v2 tig00006126_1_pilon, whole genome shotgun sequence genome:
- the LOC114404198 gene encoding uncharacterized protein LOC114404198 — MGIPSSKAVYVEPYHLAGIQNGPSQSIKASALANYLAQQPLNDYQPMHPKFPDEDNMALFKEKLEDKDKDKWVMWFDGASNALGHGVVAALACALGIQATIDFNIKLLKVYGDSALVIHQLRGEWETKGHKLIPYLTYKKLAEFFDDVSFHHVPIEENQMADVLATLASMFQLTLLGDLPYIDCCLIEEEQDCKPWYFNIKRYIKNKEYP; from the exons atgggcatcccatcgtcTAAGGCAGTATATGTTGAGCCATACCACTTGGCtggtatccaaaatggacccagtCAA tcGATAAAGGCAAGCGCCTTGGCAaactatttggctcagcagcctcttaatgattaccagcccatgcatccgaaGTTTCCCGATGAAGACAATATGGCCTTGTTCAAAGAAAAGTTAGAGGATAAGGACAAGGATAAGTGGGTCATGTGGTTCGACGGCGCGTCCAACGCCCTAGGCCATGGGGTTGTGGCGGCTTTG gcatgcgccctcgggATCCAAGCAACAATTGACTTCAACATCAAGTTGCTCAAAGTGTACGGAGACTCAGCCTTGGTAATTCACCAGTTGAGGGGAGAATGGGAGACTAAGGGTCATAAGCTAATACCCTATCTAACTTACAAAAAGTTGGCTGAGTTCTTCGATGATGTCTCTTTCCACCATGTTCCCATAgaggagaatcaaatggctgatgtgCTTGCCACTCTagcatccatgttccagctgacTCTGCTCGGAGACTTGCCATACATCGATTGTTGTTTGATAGAGGAGGAACAAGATTGTAAACCTTGGTACTTCAACATCAAGCGATACATAAAAAACAAGGAGTACCCATAA